A stretch of Mucilaginibacter terrae DNA encodes these proteins:
- a CDS encoding DUF4450 domain-containing protein, whose translation MFLSVIFNKLLPKSLALWLAPISLCCLAQQTKAQTPAKPWHNIERTIRYQPSGQDFVIKNGTRRFNRAIYGTNTAFRIEAGDLPEFALYLPGMGGNLKLGLIKGTESKWLINAQHIEARYRPGSMLYTITDPMLGAGTINLQVLAGANSETLILKAEMKNAGDVQLLWAYGGATGKKFSRDGDIGADPESSFYLKPEYCVNNRYQLKTGTFVLDFTAKATTEASRYENEQSPIKENKAEVSKNSITGVYPASVAVKQADADKQSAPLELYNSTSTGKPLVCGLIKDTAKPLYWMIGRGSLDKSYSQLAAEANKAEAARIKLTSRVQLNTPDPYINTLGGALAVAADAIWEAPSYMHGAVAWRMRLPAWRGAYVADPLGWHDRAWQHFSSYALSQIINPESGPVIADTALHLARQQEKLGNSMFSSGYIARNPGGDIRPHHYDMNLVFVDQMLTHFYWTGDIASVKKLWPTIKRHLVWEKRNYDHDGDGLYDAYCCIWASDALQYSGGGVTHSSAYNYRANFVAAQLAQIAGDDATPYKQEAEKIKTAIAKNLWMPGKGTYAEFKDLLGNKLLHTSPGLWTIYHAIDEGIPDAMQAYQSLRYVDTEIPHIPVVAKGLTGNNYLLSTTNWLPYTWSLNNVAMAENMHTTLAYWQGGRAEEAYKLWKSTLLESMYLGASPGNFQQLSFYDAIRGELYRDFGDPIGITARTLVEGLFGVKPDMLNSRLIIKPGLPAGWAYASLKVPDMSFDFKRTGNSDSYTISSSLPKTVSLNFELNARAAQVKQVTVNGKPVKWTCQTSAVGNPVIQIAAGTQKQYVIKLVWGTEAIIAATPETEGIAGQAYNQSFGKASVLKVNDPQGIFASHSFKANQLNYTLKPITGNHTAFVQLKQGALIWWQPLNVLVHASPVELKFDVEQAADQIKFAVINHAAEGAVQVQVNPELKSTYTQTVQVDAKGTSAPITVSAQHLMPGSNHIRLQYGGKVIDTAIINWRVNTGQAMQPVDLSARFNDEVTHIYTNQYLSPRPKSVTLQLPTQGIGNWCYPLTTAHIDDSGLRKAAGNKNLLELQQHINFATPGSAGKNIAFTSQWDNYPRSMNVPLNGSASHAYLLMAGSTNPMQTRLVNGTVTITYEDGSKQLLELRNPENWWPIEQDYDNDGFAFNPGAAKPLRVYLKTGTATLDFKDFTTIKGFSNKGIDGGAATVLDMWLDPSKKLKSLELKTITNDVVIGLMGVSLVR comes from the coding sequence ATGTTTCTATCTGTGATATTTAATAAATTGCTACCCAAATCGCTGGCGTTATGGCTCGCGCCTATCAGTTTATGCTGTTTGGCGCAGCAAACTAAAGCGCAAACTCCTGCAAAACCCTGGCATAACATAGAGCGTACCATACGTTACCAACCCAGCGGACAAGACTTTGTGATTAAAAACGGAACCCGCCGCTTTAACCGCGCCATTTACGGAACCAACACGGCGTTTAGGATAGAGGCCGGGGATTTACCTGAATTTGCCCTGTACCTGCCCGGCATGGGGGGCAATCTCAAACTTGGCCTCATTAAAGGCACCGAAAGCAAGTGGCTCATCAATGCCCAACACATTGAAGCAAGGTATCGTCCGGGTTCCATGCTATATACCATCACCGACCCTATGCTGGGCGCAGGCACCATCAACTTACAGGTGCTGGCCGGGGCCAATAGCGAAACCCTGATATTAAAAGCCGAGATGAAAAACGCAGGTGATGTGCAGCTTTTATGGGCATACGGCGGTGCTACGGGCAAAAAATTCTCGCGCGATGGCGACATAGGTGCCGACCCGGAATCGTCCTTTTATCTCAAACCCGAATATTGCGTTAACAACCGCTATCAGCTTAAAACAGGAACCTTTGTGCTTGATTTTACCGCAAAGGCAACCACTGAGGCTTCGCGGTATGAAAACGAACAAAGCCCGATCAAGGAGAACAAAGCCGAAGTTTCTAAAAACAGCATTACAGGCGTATACCCTGCATCGGTAGCTGTAAAGCAAGCGGATGCCGATAAACAAAGCGCACCTTTGGAATTGTATAACTCAACCTCCACCGGCAAGCCATTGGTATGCGGCTTAATTAAAGATACGGCCAAGCCTTTATACTGGATGATAGGCAGGGGAAGTTTAGATAAATCCTATTCCCAACTTGCTGCCGAAGCCAATAAGGCCGAAGCCGCACGTATAAAACTAACCTCGCGCGTACAGCTTAATACGCCCGATCCATACATTAATACTTTGGGCGGAGCGCTTGCCGTAGCTGCCGATGCCATATGGGAAGCGCCCTCATACATGCACGGTGCAGTGGCCTGGCGCATGCGTTTACCGGCCTGGCGCGGTGCTTACGTGGCCGATCCGCTGGGATGGCATGATAGGGCATGGCAGCATTTCAGTAGCTATGCCCTATCGCAAATTATTAACCCCGAAAGCGGCCCTGTGATTGCCGATACCGCCCTGCACCTGGCACGTCAGCAGGAAAAACTGGGTAATTCTATGTTCAGCAGCGGATATATTGCACGTAATCCGGGCGGAGATATTCGGCCGCACCATTATGACATGAACCTGGTTTTTGTTGATCAGATGCTCACCCACTTTTACTGGACGGGCGACATAGCGAGTGTTAAAAAACTCTGGCCTACCATTAAACGTCACCTCGTTTGGGAAAAACGTAATTACGACCACGATGGCGATGGCCTTTACGATGCCTACTGCTGCATTTGGGCCAGCGATGCCCTCCAATACAGCGGCGGTGGCGTAACGCATTCATCAGCCTATAATTACCGTGCTAACTTTGTTGCCGCCCAGCTGGCGCAAATAGCGGGCGACGATGCCACGCCCTACAAGCAAGAGGCAGAAAAAATAAAAACCGCTATTGCCAAAAACCTATGGATGCCGGGCAAAGGCACGTATGCCGAATTTAAAGATTTGCTGGGAAACAAACTGCTGCATACCTCGCCGGGGTTGTGGACTATTTACCATGCCATTGACGAGGGTATACCCGATGCCATGCAGGCCTACCAAAGCTTAAGATATGTGGATACCGAAATTCCGCACATCCCTGTTGTGGCTAAAGGCTTAACCGGAAATAACTACCTCCTGTCTACCACCAATTGGCTGCCTTACACGTGGTCGCTCAATAATGTGGCTATGGCCGAAAACATGCACACCACCTTGGCCTACTGGCAGGGCGGCCGTGCCGAAGAAGCCTATAAACTTTGGAAAAGCACTTTGCTCGAAAGTATGTATTTGGGCGCAAGTCCGGGTAATTTTCAGCAATTATCTTTCTACGATGCCATACGCGGCGAGTTGTATCGCGATTTTGGCGACCCCATTGGTATAACCGCCCGCACGCTGGTTGAAGGCCTGTTTGGCGTAAAACCCGACATGCTCAACAGCCGCCTTATCATTAAACCCGGCTTACCGGCCGGGTGGGCTTATGCATCGCTTAAGGTGCCCGATATGAGCTTTGATTTTAAGCGAACCGGTAATTCCGATAGTTATACCATCAGTTCATCATTACCAAAAACCGTCTCTTTAAATTTTGAACTGAACGCACGAGCAGCACAAGTTAAACAGGTTACAGTAAACGGTAAACCCGTTAAATGGACATGCCAAACATCGGCAGTGGGTAACCCGGTTATCCAAATTGCCGCCGGAACACAAAAGCAATACGTAATTAAATTGGTTTGGGGTACCGAAGCCATCATTGCAGCAACACCCGAAACCGAAGGGATAGCGGGACAGGCTTACAACCAATCTTTTGGCAAAGCCAGTGTTTTAAAGGTAAACGACCCGCAAGGTATTTTCGCCTCACACTCGTTTAAAGCCAATCAGCTTAATTATACGCTGAAGCCCATTACCGGCAATCACACCGCGTTTGTTCAGCTTAAACAAGGTGCCTTAATCTGGTGGCAACCGCTTAACGTGTTGGTTCACGCTTCGCCTGTTGAGCTTAAATTTGATGTAGAACAAGCTGCTGATCAAATTAAGTTTGCCGTAATAAACCACGCGGCTGAGGGCGCTGTTCAGGTTCAGGTTAATCCCGAACTAAAATCGACCTATACGCAAACCGTACAAGTTGACGCCAAAGGCACATCGGCCCCAATAACCGTATCTGCACAGCATTTAATGCCAGGCAGTAATCATATACGCCTGCAATACGGAGGTAAAGTGATTGATACAGCTATCATCAACTGGCGGGTGAACACCGGTCAGGCTATGCAGCCGGTTGACCTGTCGGCACGCTTTAACGACGAGGTTACGCATATTTACACCAATCAATACCTTTCGCCACGGCCGAAAAGTGTAACGCTGCAACTGCCTACGCAGGGTATTGGCAACTGGTGCTACCCGCTAACTACTGCACATATTGATGATAGTGGTTTACGCAAGGCAGCAGGCAATAAAAACCTGCTCGAATTACAACAACATATCAACTTTGCAACACCGGGCAGCGCGGGTAAAAACATTGCCTTTACCTCGCAATGGGATAATTACCCTCGTAGTATGAACGTGCCTTTAAACGGTTCGGCATCGCATGCTTATTTGCTCATGGCCGGTTCAACCAACCCTATGCAAACCCGTTTGGTAAACGGCACGGTGACTATTACTTATGAAGATGGCAGTAAACAGTTACTCGAATTAAGGAATCCCGAAAACTGGTGGCCTATTGAGCAGGATTACGATAACGATGGCTTTGCCTTTAACCCCGGCGCTGCCAAACCGTTACGTGTTTACCTTAAAACCGGCACCGCTACGTTAGATTTTAAAGATTTTACAACCATAAAAGGTTTCAGCAATAAGGGCATTGACGGTGGTGCAGCCACGGTGCTGGATATGTGGCTCGACCCATCGAAGAAGTTGAAGAGTTTAGAGTTAAAGACCATTACAAACGATGTGGTGATTGGGTTGATGGGGGTTAGTTTGGTGAGGTAG
- the galU gene encoding UTP--glucose-1-phosphate uridylyltransferase GalU — translation MVKKAVIPAAGLGTRFLPATKASPKEMLPIIDTPTIQYVVQEAVDSGIEDILIISGKGKRSIEDHFDRHPELEERLLEKEDKMYDEIMHLSDMANIHFIRQKEISGLGDAIYYARHHTGNEPFAVLLGDTIINSVIPVTQQLIDIYEQYQSTVIAVETVPHDKVSRYGIVGGSMLSDTLMSLDQLIEKPSTESAPSNLAIAGRYVLTPEIYTALEKTPPGKNNEVQLTDAMVNLLKSESMYAHTIEGKRYDIGNKLDFLKTNVEFALRRKEFAKPFYNFLKEIVESHKDQF, via the coding sequence ATGGTAAAAAAAGCAGTAATACCAGCGGCAGGTTTAGGTACCCGATTTTTACCCGCTACCAAGGCATCTCCAAAAGAAATGCTTCCTATAATTGATACCCCAACCATCCAATACGTTGTTCAGGAAGCTGTAGACTCGGGTATCGAAGATATTTTGATTATTTCGGGCAAGGGCAAACGTTCTATCGAAGACCATTTTGACCGCCACCCTGAGTTAGAAGAGCGCCTGCTGGAAAAAGAAGACAAGATGTATGACGAGATCATGCACCTTTCAGACATGGCCAATATACACTTCATCCGCCAAAAAGAAATTAGCGGACTGGGCGATGCCATTTACTATGCCCGTCACCACACCGGTAATGAGCCATTTGCCGTTTTACTGGGCGATACCATTATCAACTCGGTAATACCCGTTACCCAGCAATTAATTGACATTTACGAGCAATACCAAAGTACTGTTATTGCGGTAGAAACTGTTCCGCACGATAAGGTATCACGTTATGGTATTGTAGGCGGCAGCATGCTGTCTGACACACTGATGAGCCTTGACCAATTGATCGAGAAACCATCAACCGAAAGTGCCCCATCAAACCTGGCCATTGCCGGCAGGTATGTATTAACGCCCGAAATTTACACCGCGCTTGAAAAAACTCCTCCGGGAAAAAACAACGAGGTACAATTAACCGATGCCATGGTAAACCTGCTGAAAAGTGAAAGCATGTATGCCCACACCATCGAAGGTAAACGTTACGACATTGGTAACAAACTCGATTTCCTGAAAACTAACGTGGAGTTTGCCCTGCGCCGTAAGGAGTTTGCCAAACCGTTTTACAACTTCCTGAAAGAGATCGTAGAATCACATAAAGACCAGTTTTAA